From a region of the Leptospira montravelensis genome:
- a CDS encoding ABC transporter substrate-binding protein produces the protein MVGRVYRKIFNIFVCLLFLYHSPILASEKVTLHLKWFHQFQFAGYYAAFEKGFYREVGLDVEILESTIGIKGIHEKVIQSAGQYGVGSNELIQERYAGKPVVVLAVIFQHSPSVLYFKKTSNIQSIHDLVGKRVMLTPRMDEIVAYLKKEGIELSDLQLLEHRFNPKDLIEGKVDAYSGYATTQAYDFKKLGFPYVAYSPRVAGIDFYGDNLFTSEDEVKKHPDRVKAFREASLRGWQYAMSHQSEIVDLIYEKYSKRNPKERLLFEAEQMTPLIQPVLVEMGYMNPGRWKHINEVYSELGMLPKNIDLNGFIYDPNPKVNYDWIYYSFGFIIFSFAIVWLLQWRRLNKQYSENLKKQVEVRTEELKHSNEYLQVLNQSLLNTLKELTEAQDRLLASEKLAVLGQLSAGMAHELNTPLGAIVSSNQSIADFLSKIKNIIETIISFNQEDSLRFHKLLNQSLGHRTFLEGKVERSLKKELAIQYSFSNKMDLYGKHMQLVIETGAFRLGDELNQILESENSLQLLETVANISSAFRSNQIISVASEKATHVIKALRSYLVSEKDTLSLDKNIDLIFEIETILSLYQYNLTKVNVIKKYLTDKKCKGSRDKLNQVWINLLNNALQAMSYVGTLEIKIETIESWIKVSITDSGIGIPDSIKNKIFDPFFTTKPDGEGMGLGLDICKKIILQMGGKIELEDVSNGACFAVWLPEA, from the coding sequence ATGGTTGGGAGAGTATATAGAAAGATTTTTAACATTTTTGTTTGTCTTCTGTTTTTATATCATTCTCCTATCCTTGCATCCGAAAAAGTTACCCTTCATTTAAAATGGTTTCATCAATTCCAATTTGCAGGATATTATGCGGCCTTCGAAAAAGGCTTTTATCGAGAAGTTGGATTGGATGTTGAAATTCTTGAAAGTACGATTGGAATCAAAGGAATTCATGAAAAAGTAATTCAGTCTGCTGGCCAATATGGAGTCGGAAGTAATGAGTTAATCCAAGAACGATATGCGGGAAAACCTGTAGTAGTTCTTGCCGTTATTTTTCAACATTCTCCTTCCGTTTTATATTTTAAAAAAACTTCAAATATTCAAAGTATTCATGACCTCGTTGGAAAACGTGTGATGTTAACTCCGCGGATGGATGAAATTGTTGCCTATTTGAAAAAGGAAGGTATCGAATTAAGCGATTTACAATTATTAGAACATCGTTTTAATCCTAAAGATTTAATCGAAGGGAAAGTAGATGCTTATTCTGGTTATGCGACTACACAGGCTTACGATTTTAAAAAGCTTGGATTCCCTTATGTTGCCTATTCACCAAGAGTAGCAGGTATTGATTTTTATGGTGATAATTTGTTTACCAGTGAAGACGAGGTTAAAAAACACCCTGATCGGGTTAAAGCATTTAGAGAGGCGAGTCTTCGCGGTTGGCAATATGCTATGTCCCACCAGTCAGAAATTGTTGATTTGATTTATGAAAAATACTCAAAACGTAATCCTAAAGAAAGGTTACTTTTTGAAGCAGAACAAATGACTCCACTCATTCAGCCGGTTCTTGTTGAGATGGGATATATGAATCCTGGTCGATGGAAACATATTAACGAAGTATATTCTGAGTTAGGAATGCTTCCTAAAAATATTGATTTAAATGGTTTTATTTACGATCCCAATCCAAAAGTTAACTATGATTGGATTTACTATTCATTTGGATTTATTATTTTCTCTTTTGCAATTGTATGGTTGTTGCAATGGCGCAGATTGAATAAACAATATTCCGAGAATTTAAAGAAACAGGTTGAGGTGCGAACCGAGGAGTTAAAACATTCAAATGAATATTTACAAGTTTTAAATCAAAGTTTATTAAACACCTTAAAAGAACTTACTGAAGCCCAAGATAGGCTCTTAGCATCAGAAAAGCTGGCGGTTCTTGGTCAACTATCTGCTGGAATGGCACATGAATTGAATACACCTTTAGGTGCGATTGTTTCGTCCAACCAATCCATTGCAGATTTCCTAAGTAAAATTAAAAATATAATCGAGACAATCATTAGTTTCAATCAAGAAGATTCATTACGATTCCATAAGTTGTTAAACCAAAGTTTGGGACACAGAACGTTTCTTGAAGGAAAGGTAGAAAGATCTTTAAAAAAAGAATTAGCGATCCAATATTCATTTTCTAATAAGATGGATTTGTATGGAAAACATATGCAGTTAGTTATTGAAACAGGGGCTTTTCGTTTAGGTGATGAATTAAATCAGATTTTAGAAAGCGAAAATTCTCTTCAATTATTGGAGACGGTTGCCAATATTTCCTCTGCATTTCGATCTAATCAAATCATTTCGGTTGCTTCTGAAAAAGCTACCCATGTAATCAAAGCTTTAAGGAGTTATTTGGTTTCAGAAAAGGATACTTTGAGTTTGGATAAAAATATCGATTTAATTTTTGAAATTGAAACGATTCTTTCTCTCTATCAGTATAATTTAACAAAAGTTAATGTCATAAAAAAATACTTAACTGATAAAAAATGTAAGGGAAGTAGAGATAAACTTAATCAGGTTTGGATTAACCTTTTGAATAATGCATTACAAGCTATGAGTTATGTTGGAACATTGGAAATCAAAATTGAAACAATTGAATCTTGGATCAAAGTTTCAATCACTGATTCTGGTATAGGAATTCCTGATTCAATTAAAAACAAAATTTTTGATCC
- a CDS encoding PadR family transcriptional regulator: MKRESKTPYALLGILSQCEMNGYEIRKYIESTISFFWSESFGQIYPTLAKLEEEGLIREWEKTESSGKKKKVYKVTRPGLETFRRWMDESPIQSNKRNELLFKVFFGRHMNSKLLTQQLEDEIKKQKEDLKSLKNFQKELDSDWEKHPDQEYWSLTLEYAEKQTKLNLDWIEKVKNKINP; encoded by the coding sequence ATGAAACGAGAAAGTAAAACACCTTATGCACTCTTAGGAATTTTGTCTCAATGTGAAATGAATGGATATGAAATCCGTAAATACATTGAGTCGACGATTAGTTTTTTCTGGAGCGAAAGTTTTGGTCAAATTTATCCCACACTTGCAAAATTAGAAGAAGAAGGTTTAATCCGAGAATGGGAAAAAACGGAAAGTAGTGGCAAAAAGAAAAAAGTTTATAAAGTCACTAGGCCTGGATTAGAAACATTCCGACGTTGGATGGATGAATCTCCAATTCAATCCAATAAAAGAAATGAATTATTGTTTAAGGTATTTTTTGGAAGGCATATGAATTCTAAATTATTAACTCAACAATTGGAAGATGAAATAAAAAAACAAAAAGAAGATTTAAAATCACTTAAAAATTTCCAAAAAGAATTGGACAGTGATTGGGAGAAACATCCAGATCAGGAATACTGGTCTTTAACGTTAGAATATGCAGAAAAACAAACAAAACTGAATCTTGATTGGATTGAAAAAGTGAAGAATAAAATTAACCCATAA
- a CDS encoding alpha/beta fold hydrolase produces MVFFNSELNEFESKGQYLKFRGYSIFYRVIGTGENIFLLHGYPFNCYDWSLVIPTLCKEKRVIILDFLGMGFSDKPQNYRYTFVEFAEIVNEVAKNLGIVEADILAHDLAVSVVQEMLASPEKNKFKIRSIAFMNGGLFSDVYKPRLIQRLLSQTPNFIGRFLSEKMSRKSVEKSLLRLFGANTQANLSLLNIFWEVLNFKNGKSVAYLIGRMVFEKVQYQKRWIDAMLNTRIPFCYICGPADPNSGRHMANRFLQTFPTKPVYFLSEMIGHWPQLESPHEVISMYDQFQNHIKALNETRK; encoded by the coding sequence ATGGTGTTTTTCAATTCCGAATTAAATGAATTTGAAAGTAAGGGACAATATTTAAAATTTCGAGGTTATTCGATTTTTTATAGAGTGATTGGGACTGGAGAAAATATCTTTCTTTTACATGGATATCCATTCAATTGTTATGATTGGAGTTTAGTCATTCCGACATTATGCAAAGAAAAAAGGGTAATTATTTTGGATTTTTTGGGAATGGGTTTTTCTGATAAACCACAAAATTACCGTTATACGTTTGTAGAATTTGCAGAAATAGTTAATGAAGTTGCTAAAAACTTAGGTATAGTGGAAGCCGATATTTTGGCTCATGATTTAGCGGTGAGTGTGGTACAAGAAATGTTAGCTTCACCAGAAAAAAATAAGTTTAAAATTCGTTCGATTGCATTTATGAATGGTGGTTTATTTTCAGATGTTTATAAACCTAGATTGATTCAAAGGTTATTATCTCAAACTCCTAATTTTATTGGTAGATTTCTTAGTGAAAAGATGAGTCGAAAGTCAGTAGAGAAATCCTTACTCCGTTTATTTGGAGCAAATACACAAGCAAACTTAAGTTTACTAAATATTTTTTGGGAAGTATTGAATTTTAAAAATGGGAAATCGGTAGCTTATCTGATAGGAAGAATGGTATTTGAAAAAGTTCAATACCAAAAACGATGGATTGATGCTATGTTGAATACACGGATACCTTTTTGTTATATTTGTGGACCTGCTGATCCAAATTCTGGAAGGCATATGGCAAATCGGTTTCTACAAACTTTTCCCACAAAACCTGTTTATTTTTTATCCGAAATGATAGGTCATTGGCCACAATTAGAGTCGCCACATGAAGTGATTTCAATGTATGATCAATTTCAAAACCATATTAAAGCTTTAAATGAAACGAGAAAGTAA
- a CDS encoding NAD(P)H-dependent oxidoreductase → MKTKPRNILVVLGHPNPNSLCAHFAQTYVNEAIKAGHTVNFLKLIDLKFDYNLHLGHKKDSHQVLEPDVVKSQKLIMEANHLVFVFPSWWASMPAVLKAWIDRVFLPGVTFKYKKNSPLPEKLLLGKTARIIVTMDAPIWYYKWFNKSPGVQLLKFGTLEFCGVSPVKVTTFGQVRTRNQSDFLKWTKQVESIGNQGK, encoded by the coding sequence ATGAAAACAAAACCTCGAAATATTCTTGTAGTCCTTGGTCATCCAAATCCGAATTCTCTTTGTGCTCATTTTGCACAAACATACGTGAATGAAGCAATCAAAGCAGGCCATACAGTAAATTTTCTCAAACTAATCGATTTGAAATTTGATTATAATTTACATCTAGGCCATAAAAAAGATTCACATCAAGTTCTTGAACCTGATGTGGTCAAAAGTCAAAAACTGATAATGGAAGCAAATCATTTGGTGTTTGTATTTCCGAGTTGGTGGGCTAGTATGCCTGCTGTATTAAAGGCATGGATTGACAGAGTTTTTTTGCCCGGTGTTACTTTCAAATATAAGAAAAACTCTCCTCTCCCCGAAAAACTTTTGTTAGGCAAAACTGCTCGTATCATAGTAACAATGGATGCTCCTATTTGGTATTACAAATGGTTTAATAAATCACCAGGTGTTCAGTTGTTGAAGTTTGGTACTTTGGAATTTTGCGGAGTATCACCGGTCAAAGTAACTACCTTTGGTCAGGTAAGAACTCGTAATCAAAGTGATTTTTTGAAATGGACCAAACAAGTTGAATCCATTGGGAATCAAGGCAAATGA
- a CDS encoding DUF1554 domain-containing protein, producing MTFLIMAVSGEEKNACFPGLTIKENFGLLLSATTGRVSEHGGNAAYGSSFTFKLNFGSEPKENVNVNIVVSNPSYATVSPTSIVWTPDDWKSEKVISVTAVNDTLLNGTREFIIRLIPTSADNNLRLQERFIRMQIQDNDKRLFVNSTLTKGNLGGIAGADATCSSDPKCPAGSQCKAILGADSGIRVATITGGVGDGQVDWVLKPYASYFQSDNLTPIGTTNGVSLFTLPVLNGIESPGVTTWTGLGTSWQSDPNNCTNWSNSISGNAIVGNSSSNNVGLINNLNVACTSDLKFYCAEQ from the coding sequence ATGACTTTTTTGATAATGGCAGTTTCTGGGGAAGAGAAAAACGCCTGTTTTCCCGGTCTCACAATTAAAGAAAATTTCGGCCTCTTACTGAGTGCAACAACAGGTCGAGTTTCTGAACATGGTGGGAATGCCGCATACGGTTCCTCATTTACTTTTAAACTAAATTTTGGGTCTGAGCCAAAAGAAAATGTGAATGTCAACATAGTCGTTTCGAATCCTAGTTATGCAACGGTCAGTCCAACTTCCATTGTTTGGACACCCGATGATTGGAAATCGGAAAAGGTAATTTCGGTAACAGCTGTAAATGATACCTTATTAAATGGGACTAGAGAATTTATAATTCGTTTGATTCCGACCTCTGCAGATAATAATTTGCGTCTTCAAGAAAGATTTATCAGAATGCAGATTCAAGATAATGATAAAAGATTATTTGTGAATTCTACACTCACCAAAGGAAATTTAGGTGGGATCGCTGGTGCAGATGCCACATGTTCTTCCGATCCTAAATGCCCCGCTGGATCTCAATGTAAGGCTATACTTGGGGCTGATTCTGGAATTCGAGTCGCAACTATCACGGGAGGTGTTGGTGATGGTCAAGTGGATTGGGTTCTAAAACCCTACGCGTCATATTTCCAAAGCGATAATTTAACACCCATTGGTACAACGAATGGAGTTTCTCTGTTTACCCTTCCGGTTTTGAATGGAATTGAATCTCCGGGAGTGACCACCTGGACTGGATTAGGTACTTCCTGGCAATCAGATCCAAACAATTGTACAAATTGGTCAAATTCAATCTCTGGCAACGCAATTGTAGGGAATTCAAGTAGCAATAATGTCGGTTTAATCAATAATTTAAATGTAGCGTGTACAAGTGATTTAAAATTTTACTGCGCTGAACAGTAA
- a CDS encoding NADPH-dependent FMN reductase — MLQSKPKILAISGGISSTSYNKKILHTLKQNFSQECDMIMYDQIAEFPFFVSGVSDEETPEIIKSFLREIERADGILICSPEYVFSIPGVLKNALEWVVSSVVFTDKPVALITAASVGEKAHESLLLVLKTIGAKLSEKTNLLVSGVKGKVSVDGEITDEVTKQFVRNLIIDFIDSLKTNSLD; from the coding sequence ATGTTACAATCAAAACCAAAAATTCTAGCGATTTCAGGTGGAATTAGCTCCACCTCGTATAACAAAAAAATCCTACATACTTTGAAACAAAATTTTTCACAAGAATGTGATATGATTATGTATGATCAGATTGCCGAGTTTCCTTTTTTTGTTTCAGGAGTCTCTGATGAAGAAACTCCTGAGATTATTAAAAGTTTTTTAAGGGAAATCGAAAGGGCCGATGGAATTTTAATATGTTCTCCTGAATATGTATTTAGTATTCCTGGTGTATTAAAAAATGCATTAGAATGGGTAGTTTCCTCAGTTGTGTTTACTGATAAACCAGTTGCTTTAATTACAGCTGCCTCTGTTGGTGAAAAGGCACATGAATCATTACTTTTGGTCTTAAAAACAATTGGAGCAAAGTTATCTGAAAAAACCAATTTATTGGTATCTGGAGTAAAAGGAAAGGTTTCAGTCGATGGTGAAATTACTGATGAAGTAACGAAACAATTTGTAAGAAATTTAATAATCGATTTTATCGATTCATTAAAAACGAATTCATTGGATTAA
- a CDS encoding LA_1737 family protein encodes MFIKFFRYSLIFLFFSIPIGIFPKTWPDLEAEKEIKVYGSERSAKFTSSNILYDIENWTNHYSVRALGFYRYYDYPKAKTKSIFPFYYHIQSKSDNREYKRILNVNVTKEKEAVYHSFYPFVFWGMDKNESYVTTIPFFFSSSNDTNSKLGFPVIPLLYYHNRETFGENRNYYLRFLTLMHFELDGNQGLHKFSFFPLVYYSKNNYLFLPPLLYFQNQNSNENEYWMGPFYYSNNKAKAESLLVAFPVFGRYRKPGIELDFIFPIYLNYANDEEDYHINLLWYTKTNSANVNVATNDGNVYVDFDFGILYNLFGYSQRTKILKGSLEPKSKDSSEPKLVKKREFNRENSNSFIGYNLLFGIFSYERADTKRHIRLLPLAWFTWDEASTDNVVLLPPFFPIWFSYQSDDLEYKVLFPLYGKQKDKDSEFRVYLLNFYLTEEKKENNRNEQSYFWPFVNIYKSDIDSGHRILPFYIHRNFEKDKKHYHNTFTLLSSYRKTMIPSYSETEFLFWPLWISYDEKKSQYSGEEKTVWITPFFYRNMREGGARTNLLWFIDWEWYKDQDLSEYSKTQKRIQYYPQEKLSHLLIFPFYKTTSSFSIIPISFNDWDNDGYKTFTLLNYFKWNRTGHYYNFLYLIESENTESDYQIQSLGGLLGNFNIEPAQINRLTFLWLGYDKKSYKTIYNFFPIIRTTDAENEKSRLYGPLIYYSFDSLDEKTELMFAGIGYYHNRTKSDNQYSTYVLLGAFYQEKTEIERGYVKRGSLWGWLWEYQTEENGYEKFSILKLFSYSKETDGTKKIMGISI; translated from the coding sequence ATGTTTATTAAATTCTTTCGGTATAGTTTAATATTTCTATTTTTTTCAATTCCAATTGGAATTTTCCCTAAAACTTGGCCCGACCTTGAAGCGGAGAAAGAAATCAAAGTTTATGGGAGTGAACGTAGCGCAAAATTCACTTCTAGTAATATTCTATATGACATAGAAAATTGGACAAACCATTATTCAGTTCGAGCATTGGGTTTTTATCGGTATTACGATTATCCAAAAGCAAAAACCAAATCGATATTCCCCTTTTACTACCATATACAAAGTAAATCTGATAACCGCGAATACAAACGTATTCTAAACGTAAATGTAACGAAGGAAAAGGAAGCTGTATACCACTCTTTTTATCCATTCGTTTTTTGGGGTATGGATAAAAATGAATCCTATGTAACAACCATCCCTTTTTTCTTTTCTAGTTCTAATGATACAAATAGTAAATTGGGATTTCCCGTAATTCCTTTGTTATATTATCATAATCGTGAAACTTTTGGAGAGAATAGGAACTACTATTTACGTTTTTTGACTTTGATGCACTTTGAACTTGATGGTAATCAAGGTTTGCATAAGTTTTCATTCTTTCCTTTGGTATATTATTCTAAAAACAATTATTTATTTTTACCGCCCCTATTGTATTTTCAAAATCAAAACTCAAACGAAAACGAATATTGGATGGGCCCATTTTATTATTCTAATAATAAGGCCAAGGCAGAGAGTTTGTTGGTAGCTTTTCCTGTTTTTGGAAGGTATAGGAAACCAGGAATCGAATTGGATTTTATTTTTCCCATTTATCTTAATTACGCTAATGATGAAGAAGACTATCATATCAATTTATTATGGTATACGAAAACAAATTCTGCAAATGTAAATGTTGCAACGAATGATGGAAATGTGTATGTAGATTTTGATTTTGGAATACTATATAATTTATTTGGTTATTCGCAAAGGACCAAAATACTGAAAGGAAGTTTGGAACCTAAATCTAAGGATTCAAGCGAACCTAAGCTGGTAAAAAAAAGGGAATTCAATAGAGAAAATAGTAATAGTTTTATAGGCTACAATTTATTATTCGGAATTTTTTCTTACGAAAGAGCCGATACGAAAAGGCATATCCGACTATTACCACTTGCTTGGTTTACTTGGGATGAGGCCTCAACAGATAATGTGGTGCTTTTGCCGCCTTTTTTCCCCATTTGGTTTAGCTATCAATCGGATGATTTAGAATACAAAGTATTGTTTCCGTTATACGGTAAACAAAAAGATAAGGATTCCGAATTTCGTGTTTATCTTTTAAATTTCTATTTAACTGAAGAGAAAAAAGAAAATAATCGTAATGAGCAGTCCTATTTTTGGCCTTTTGTCAATATTTATAAATCTGATATTGATTCTGGGCATAGAATTTTGCCTTTTTATATTCATCGAAACTTTGAAAAAGACAAAAAACATTATCATAATACATTTACACTTTTATCTTCCTATCGAAAAACAATGATACCATCCTATTCTGAAACAGAATTTTTATTCTGGCCTTTGTGGATTTCATATGATGAAAAAAAATCTCAATATTCAGGCGAAGAAAAAACGGTTTGGATTACTCCATTTTTTTATAGAAATATGCGAGAAGGTGGTGCGAGAACAAACCTTTTATGGTTTATAGATTGGGAATGGTATAAGGATCAGGATCTTTCAGAATATTCAAAAACCCAAAAAAGGATTCAATATTACCCGCAAGAGAAGTTATCTCATCTTTTGATTTTTCCTTTTTATAAAACCACTTCTAGCTTTTCCATAATCCCTATATCTTTTAATGATTGGGACAACGATGGTTATAAAACATTTACTTTATTAAATTATTTTAAGTGGAATCGGACAGGGCACTATTATAATTTTTTATATTTAATTGAATCGGAAAATACGGAATCAGATTACCAAATTCAAAGTTTGGGTGGCTTACTTGGAAATTTCAATATAGAACCTGCGCAGATAAATCGCTTAACATTTCTTTGGTTGGGTTATGATAAAAAGTCATATAAAACTATTTATAATTTTTTTCCGATTATAAGGACTACGGATGCAGAAAATGAAAAGTCGAGATTATATGGCCCTTTAATTTACTATTCTTTTGATTCGCTAGATGAAAAAACAGAACTTATGTTTGCGGGTATTGGGTATTATCATAATCGAACCAAATCTGATAACCAATATTCTACCTATGTATTATTAGGTGCTTTTTATCAGGAAAAAACAGAAATTGAACGTGGATATGTAAAAAGGGGAAGTTTATGGGGATGGCTTTGGGAGTACCAAACAGAAGAAAACGGTTATGAAAAATTTTCCATATTAAAACTATTTTCTTATTCTAAGGAAACTGACGGAACGAAAAAAATTATGGGAATCTCTATATAA
- a CDS encoding methyl-accepting chemotaxis protein produces the protein MFVERTASNNQINIGEQFYLKPRNLQSGFSLNPKKIFYKFKIKTKLLFVFGLMAAQMLALGINLIYIKKEEYGNAFNRHKGAEYNLSLAKLMRLTAKHRGFMARVLNGDPSAKMEALSIEKELEDSYLIFIALNEEEGVRFQVYEDSMEIHKKWNELKEINGKLTANESYLEHVSLIKKMLFINNTVGESSGLFLDPDKDTYFMIDVSLTKLPYLAEKIGQLRGTGLAHLVKGKNGDPSEKKMLQEIIGSVSSQFESITSSMSSIRKFNPDGKTIVDGYQKAEADFPSLRELIQNRVINEKIPTVKPLEYYNATTNLIDQIFTVNELISNQLSEKFTKRANLAKIYAILILIVTSLSLVFFIVLQYFIIHSIMSVIRNSTNIISQIVRGSGELKENLDYGIHDEIGGLLKWMGVFILNITEIVFILRQVSGELSDKSKEAANLVRNYSATTQDQAASTEETSAATEELAASVENVFSSISTQAEHLKEIEKVTSDFKMAMADVANAMFGMTKLTEEFYKQATDGMLTTKTTADSIHIVNQKAELIDEVVNIINEISDRTNLLALNAAIEAARAGDLGRGFAVVAQEIGKLAEQTAHNTRNIQSLTTDTKNAIKTSVGLMMNTEESFRELLTNISKIQETAKLVSSAQDKQTADTNRIVESVHKINENSLQILNAAAQEKIAVEEISKSIETIATGTQVIADNSLVLLETAKDIEVTGEHLQTVVETYKY, from the coding sequence ATGTTTGTTGAACGGACTGCTTCAAACAATCAAATTAATATTGGGGAACAATTTTATTTGAAACCCAGAAATCTGCAGTCAGGTTTTAGTTTAAATCCCAAAAAGATATTCTATAAATTTAAAATTAAAACCAAACTTTTGTTTGTGTTTGGTCTTATGGCTGCACAAATGTTGGCTTTGGGAATCAATCTTATTTATATTAAAAAAGAAGAATATGGCAATGCATTTAATCGCCATAAGGGAGCCGAATATAATCTAAGTCTTGCAAAACTTATGCGACTTACTGCGAAACACCGAGGATTTATGGCACGTGTTTTAAATGGAGATCCAAGTGCCAAAATGGAAGCTCTAAGTATAGAAAAAGAGTTAGAAGATTCCTATCTAATTTTTATAGCTTTAAATGAAGAAGAGGGAGTCCGGTTTCAGGTTTATGAAGATTCGATGGAGATTCATAAAAAATGGAATGAATTGAAGGAAATAAACGGAAAATTAACAGCTAATGAAAGTTATTTAGAACATGTAAGTTTAATAAAAAAAATGCTATTTATAAACAATACAGTTGGCGAATCTTCAGGATTATTCTTAGACCCAGATAAAGATACTTACTTTATGATTGATGTATCATTAACAAAGTTACCTTATTTAGCAGAAAAAATTGGACAACTTCGTGGGACAGGACTGGCACATTTAGTCAAAGGAAAAAATGGTGATCCTTCTGAAAAAAAAATGCTCCAAGAAATTATAGGTTCTGTGTCGAGTCAATTTGAATCTATCACTTCAAGTATGTCTTCAATTCGAAAATTCAATCCTGACGGTAAGACAATTGTCGATGGTTACCAAAAAGCAGAAGCTGATTTTCCATCTTTACGTGAGCTGATACAAAATAGAGTTATCAACGAAAAAATTCCTACGGTAAAACCATTAGAATATTACAATGCCACAACCAATTTGATTGATCAGATTTTTACTGTAAATGAACTCATTTCCAATCAACTATCTGAAAAATTTACGAAAAGGGCCAATCTCGCAAAGATCTATGCAATTTTGATCTTAATTGTAACCTCCTTGTCACTTGTATTTTTTATTGTATTACAATATTTTATTATTCATAGTATAATGTCTGTAATACGAAATAGTACCAATATCATTTCACAAATTGTACGTGGATCCGGTGAACTCAAAGAAAACTTAGATTATGGAATCCACGATGAAATAGGAGGTCTTTTGAAATGGATGGGTGTTTTTATATTAAACATTACTGAAATCGTTTTTATTCTCAGGCAAGTTTCTGGCGAGTTATCTGATAAATCAAAAGAAGCCGCTAATTTAGTTCGTAATTATTCCGCAACCACGCAAGACCAGGCTGCTTCAACAGAAGAAACTTCGGCAGCCACGGAGGAACTTGCAGCATCTGTTGAAAATGTTTTTTCTAGTATATCTACACAAGCCGAACATTTGAAGGAAATTGAGAAAGTAACTTCCGATTTCAAAATGGCAATGGCAGATGTTGCCAATGCTATGTTTGGAATGACAAAATTAACAGAAGAATTTTATAAACAAGCTACAGATGGAATGCTAACAACGAAAACGACAGCCGACTCCATTCATATCGTAAATCAAAAGGCCGAATTGATTGATGAAGTTGTAAATATTATTAATGAAATTTCTGATCGAACCAACTTACTAGCGCTAAATGCTGCTATAGAAGCTGCACGTGCGGGTGATCTCGGAAGAGGTTTTGCGGTTGTAGCCCAAGAAATTGGAAAACTTGCTGAACAAACCGCACATAATACGAGAAACATTCAGTCTTTAACCACAGATACCAAAAATGCGATCAAAACAAGTGTTGGACTTATGATGAATACAGAAGAAAGTTTTCGGGAGTTACTTACAAATATTTCTAAAATTCAAGAAACAGCTAAGCTTGTTAGTTCAGCTCAAGACAAACAAACCGCAGATACAAATCGTATAGTAGAATCAGTTCATAAAATCAATGAAAACTCCCTCCAGATTTTAAACGCGGCCGCTCAAGAAAAAATAGCCGTTGAGGAAATTTCCAAGTCAATTGAAACGATTGCGACAGGAACTCAAGTCATAGCTGATAATTCATTGGTTCTTTTGGAAACAGCCAAGGATATAGAAGTGACAGGTGAACATTTGCAAACTGTGGTTGAAACTTATAAGTATTAG
- a CDS encoding PAS domain-containing protein has product MSFQVQIPQNTTLSIKTDLEGVIISVNDDFVKLSEYTRKELLGQSFKRILDSKTPALLYKSLQKTLEENEPWNGIL; this is encoded by the coding sequence ATGAGTTTTCAGGTTCAAATCCCACAAAATACAACTTTATCCATTAAAACAGACCTAGAGGGTGTGATCATTTCCGTTAATGACGATTTTGTCAAATTAAGTGAATACACTAGGAAAGAATTATTAGGGCAATCTTTCAAAAGAATCTTAGATTCGAAAACTCCTGCGTTGCTATACAAGAGTTTACAAAAAACTCTGGAGGAAAATGAACCTTGGAACGGAATATTATAA